The following are from one region of the Lytechinus variegatus isolate NC3 chromosome 4, Lvar_3.0, whole genome shotgun sequence genome:
- the LOC121413016 gene encoding uncharacterized protein LOC121413016: protein MGTFNCRGAQSNNAFISRLLEELDILLIQEHWLYHWDLNELANINDNFQVFSISQQNNSSLPLPRRRAKGGVATFIRTSSSWKATKIESQSQRLIITDLLHEPSNSHLIICNGYFPCDVDANSISEYHHMLSTISHIETTHKEALIILGGDLNADLTNASCKKPTKRILKEFLISENMINLSSLQNKKELYTFQSDDGLRHSYIDDFIIPAKLENCFSDLLIEHDDPLNTSDHTPVKVTFSLPLLANYQVDHDIPDRITGGSGKSIPCILRPKIFWHQCSADQRHHLYTLPMEQISKKLFFNLPTMCLDPTKIDLLLDQLSKEMLKVSLTLPHSKGRQKRKRKGKREWTKKVEACYKQSQHYWRLWRASGKPKGKDPLWIKHIYTKRLFRSSIRQAWRMCHNNLLSEIEDAKGSNDKLFYRLVKRTKGSRSTDTLSYRGTTYEGEAVLDGFNTYFSDLAKPDYINASSPPEIDEAFPTRPFQDNLNQPLQPSTSKDLDEAINSLKKQKAAGPDNISPEHLIFLGPIARKLLLALFNRCISLKYIPEPLKSGLIVAVHKGKGKGKDVKDPSNYRGITVSSTIGKVLEMLIKSQLEIPLAINDVPDQLQFGFQKGKSCLLTASSLELIIQLNSAKKCTTYLALLDAQKAFDIVWHKGLFSKLQNLGLHESLLSTLEEFYNGSTSRVMWEGKERTINSST from the coding sequence ATGGGAACCTTCAACTGCAGGGGGGCACAGTCTAACAATGCTTTCATATCACGTCTATTAGAAGAATTGGATATCCTATTAATTCAAGAACACTGGCTTTACCATTGGGACCTTAATGAGCTTgctaatatcaatgataacttCCAAGTCTTTAGTATATCACAGCAAAATAACTCATCGTTACCACTACCAAGAAGGAGAGCAAAGGGTGGAGTAGCTACATTCATCAGAACATCAAGCTCTTGGAAAGCAACAAAAATAGAATCTCAATCACAAAGATTAATTATTACAGATCTACTCCATGAGCCATCAAACTCGCATTTAATTATCTGCAATGGATACTTTCCGTGTGATGTTGATGCCAATAGTATTTCTGAGTATCATCATATGCTCTCTACCATATCCCACATCGAAACAACTCATAAAGAGGCCTTGATTATACTTGGTGGAGATCTGAATGCTGATCTGACAAATGCATCGTGCAAGAAACCTACAAAACGTATTCTAAAGGAATTTCTGATTAGTGAGAACATGATTAACTTGTCATCTCTCCAAAATAAAAAGGAGCTGTACACCTTCCAATCAGATGATGGTTTACGACATTCATACATTGATGACTTTATAATACCTGCAAAACTAGAAAACTGCTTCTCTGACCTTCTTATTGAGCATGATGATCCTCTAAACACCTCTGACCACACACCGGTTAAAGTGACATTTTCACTACCACTTTTAGCCAATTATCAAGTAGATCATGATATACCTGATCGCATTACTGGAGGATCTGGAAAGTCTATACCATGTATACTTCGTCCTAAGATATTTTGGCATCAGTGCAGTGCAGACCAGCGGCACCATCTCTATACTCTTCCTATGGAACAAATATCAAAGAAACTTTTCTTTAATCTTCCTACAATGTGTTTGGATCCGACTAAAATTGACTTGTTGCTTGATCAACTTAGCAAAGAAATGCTGAAGGTATCACTAACTCTACCACACTCGAAGGGCCgtcagaaaagaaaaaggaaagggaaaagagagtgGACAAAAAAGGTAGAGGCATGTTATAAACAATCTCAACATTATTGGCGTCTCTGGAGGGCCAGCGGGAAACCAAAAGGCAAGGACCCTCTCTGGATCAAGCATATATACACCAAACGTCTTTTTAGAAGTAGCATCAGGCAAGCATGGAGGATGTGTCACAATAATCTCCTTTCAGAAATTGAGGATGCTAAAGGTAGCAATGACAAACTCTTCTATAGGCTTGTCAAACGCACCAAAGGATCTCGGTCCACCGACACACTGTCTTATAGGGGTACAACGTATGAAGGAGAGGCAGTTTTAGATGGCTTCAACACATATTTCTCAGATCTTGCTAAACCGGATTATATAAATGCCTCTTCTCCGCCTGAAATAGATGAAGCCTTCCCCACTCGCCCGTTCCAGGACAATCTGAATCAACCACTTCAACCCTCTACTTCAAAAGATCTAGATGAAGCTATTAACTCTCTCAAGAAACAAAAAGCTGCAGGACCTGATAATATATCTCCTGAGCATCTTATATTTCTTGGCCCAATAGCTCGGAAATTACTCCTCGCCCTCTTCAATCGATGTATATCCCTAAAGTATATTCCTGAACCTTTGAAGTCCGGCCTTATAGTCGCAGTTCataaaggaaaaggaaaaggaaaagatgtTAAAGATCCTTCTAACTACCGAGGCATAACAGTTTCTTCAACAATTGGTAAAGTTTTGGAAATGCTCATCAAATCTCAACTAGAAATTCCACTTGCAATAAATGATGTCCCAGACCAGTTACAATTTGGATTCCAGAAAGGCAAATCTTGCCTCCTTACTGCATCCTCACTGGAATTAATAATCCAACTGAACTCTGCCAAGAAATGCACAACATATCTTGCTCTTCTTGATGCACAGAAAGCATTTGACATCGTTTGGCATAAAGGCCTATTTTCTAAGCTTCAAAACCTAGGCCTCCATGAATCTCTGTTATCTACACTGGAAGAATTCTACAATGGTAGTACCAGTAGAGTCATGTGGGAAGGAAAA